A section of the Campylobacter cuniculorum DSM 23162 = LMG 24588 genome encodes:
- a CDS encoding type II toxin-antitoxin system YafQ family toxin, translating to MKYEIKYSTKFKKHYKKLNTKEQQEVITIINHLANDETLEPKYKDHALKGDFIGFRECHLKPDLLLIYQKQDDKLILYCLDIGSHSELF from the coding sequence ATGAAATATGAAATTAAATACTCTACGAAGTTTAAAAAGCATTATAAAAAGCTAAACACCAAAGAACAACAAGAAGTAATAACAATCATCAACCATTTAGCAAATGATGAAACCCTAGAACCAAAATACAAAGACCACGCACTAAAAGGCGATTTTATCGGTTTTAGAGAATGCCATTTAAAACCTGATTTACTGCTAATCTATCAAAAACAAGATGATAAATTAATTCTTTATTGCTTAGATATAGGCTCACATAGCGAGTTATTTTAA